DNA sequence from the Geobacter sp. AOG2 genome:
GTTGGTCGCGAAAGCGGAAAACACCAATGAGCCGATGATTACATTGCGAGAGGAATGCACATGAAGGTCAAAAAAGCGGTATTCCCGGTTGCCGGCCTGGGCACCAGGTTTCTACCCGCCACCAAGTCCTCGCCCAAGGAAATGCTGCCGCTGATAGACAAACCTCTGGTGCAGTATGTGGTTGAAGAAGCGGTCGCTTCAGGTATCGAACAGATCCTGTTCGTAACCGGCAGAGGCAAGCGGGCCATCGAGGACCATTTTGACATCTCCATGGAGTTGGAGTCGCATCTGGAGGAGAAGGGGAAGCAGAAGACCCTGAAGGCCATTCGCGAAATCGCCGACATGCTCGATATCTTTTATGTCCGTCAGAAAAAGGCGCTGGGGTTGGGGCACGCCATCCTCTGCGCCAAGGATTTTGTGGGCAACGAACCTTTCGCCGTCCTCCTGGGTGACGACATCATCGACAGTAAACACCCCTGTTTAGGGCAACTGCTGGATGTCTACGAAGAGCGGAACGGTTCGGTGCTGGCGCTTGAGAAGGTCCCCATGGAGAACATCTCGTCCTATGGCTGTGTCAAGGCAGAGCGGCTGTCGGACCGGATATTTCAGGTGGAGGACATGGTGGAGAAACCCAAACGGGAGGAAGCGCCCTCTGACATGGCCATTATCGGCCGTTACGTCCTGACGCCGCGCATTTTTAAGATTCTGGAACAGCAGGAACCGGGAAAAGGGGGTGAAATCCAGCTTACCGACGCCATCCTCAAGCTTTCAAAGGAAGAGACGGTTTACGGCTGCCTCTTCGAGGGGCTGCGCCACGACTGCGGCGATAAGCTGGGTTTCCTCAAGGCCACGGTAGACATGGCCCTGAAACGCGATGAGTTCAAGGTTGAGTTTGAGAGCTACCTGCGCCGGAGGTTGGCGCAGTGACCGCTCCGTCACTGTTCAGGGGCGGCGCGCCGGGGCTATCTACTTTCCGCTCCTTCTGCCAGGCATATTCAGGTTCAAAATAGGGATCATAAAAACCGGGGAACGGAAAAGGAAACGTAAGAACCTCTCCCGCTCCGCTCAAAGTTCTGACCAGCGTCATGCCGACCCCCTTGAGGGGGCCGACCGTAAGCCCCATGGTCACCCCCTCCTCCCGAAACGTCTGGTAAACCTGCTTCGGCAGTTCCCACCACCCCAAAGCAAAATTGGATACTCCGCGGACTATCTTGTGGGACATCCCGCCGACCACCTCTTGGGGCGTCGAGTCCTCTACCGTCTTGAACGGGTCCGAGCCCTGGGAGGGTTCCGCACAGAGGCCTATCGCGAGGATAAGGCCCGCTACCGCCAACGGGCGAATCTGCCGCATGCTAACGCGCCTCCTGTTGGGAAGGCTCCGGGACGCTTTGGGATAAGCCTGCCGAGGTATCCCGTTTCGGCCCCCACCCCTCCCACACGTAGGACGGATCGATCATGGGGTCATAGTAACCGGGCTGGGGAACAAGAAAGAATACCGCCTCCGTCATGCCGATGAATCCCCGGTAAAGGGTCATGACGACCCCTTTGAGCGGGCCGACGACATAGCCGGCACCACCCATATCACGGACGGTCAGCACCGACTGTTTGGGGAGTTCGACAACACAGGTCGCGAGGTTGGTTACGCCGCGGGTAAACTTGACGGCCATCTTTTCAGCGATCATCTCAGGCTGCTGATCGGCACGGGCCATAACCGGAACCATCAGTACGACGGCCAGCAGCACAACGGGAAGCAGCAGGTTCGTCTTCATGGCATCTCCTTTTGTCGGCGAATACGGTCTTTAGCAGGTTGTTCAAAAATAGTCGGATCGTCGCACCCGGAGGAAGCCCCGCGGAGGCGTAGCAGCGCTACGCCGCACAAAAGGGCTTTCGAGGATGGCGGCGAGATGACCGTTTTTCAACAACCTCTTTAGTAGCCTCTTACCACAAACGACCGCCGCATGCAAGCTTCACAGGTCGAAAAGGGTCGGCTCCTTGGGAAGATACGGCTCGAAACGGCGCTTGAGATGTCGGAGCTTCTCGACATAGTAGGGGACGTTTATGTCGGGGCGGGCAGGATCGAAGGCACTCACGGGGCGGCAATGCTCATAAGCCGTCGCATCGCGCCCCGACCCGCCGACGTAGTAACTGACCTGATCGCCGGCCCGGTAGACGCGTTGCGACGCCAGGGCGATCTCGAAGGCGGCCGCGGGATTGCGCCTGCCTCTCCCGACCTTCTCCCGGTATGCGGCAGGCGACTCGTTGAGCGTCTCCGTGCGGGCAACCCATGCCACGTCGAGATCCCTGGACCTGAGGCGGTCCAGATATTCCTGGTACAGCCGTTCTATTGCCGCCGGTGAGCCGGTCAAGAGCAGTGTAATGGCATCACGCATGAACTCGCGCAGATATCGCTCCAACCCCCGCGAACGGAGCCCGCTCCCCCTGATGACGATCCGGCCGTCATATTCCAGAAGCGCGTAGTTTTTGGCCTTGTAGGCGAACATGGAGCGGTATCTGCCGTCCATCTCAACCTCGATCCCTTCGGGAAAACCGTGGGACACCCGTTCCACCAGGGCCGACTCGTCCGCCTCGGTAACGCAGGAGGCCGGCGGCCTGAAGTAGATCCCGTCCGTGTCCACCTCCACCGGCACCGCCCCTTCCCCCTTCAGAAGTTCGATCATGGTCCTGATGGTCAACCGCCCCAGCCGGGTCACCTCGGCCGCGGCGTCAGGATCGGAAAAGTTGTGCGACGGAGCCCCAAGGTAACCGAAAAATGAGTTGATCAGCACCTTGAAGACCTGTTGCAGGGCATCGTAGTAGTGACGCTCGTTGTCATCGGCGCTCTCCCGGGCGGCCCGCTTTGCCTCCAGCCGGAAACGGCGCAATTCCGCCAGCATCGGCAGAAAGAGCCCCAGGGTATCCTTGGCCGGGCCGAGCCGGTAGGTCAGCATCAGGGAGGGGTAGAGCGACGCCACGTCGCAATGGACGATCGGCCCCGAAACCCCCTGCACCGCACTCTCGGTGTAGCCCCCCTCGAAGGCGGAGACCTCGCCGGTGCGCCGGGGTATGGCGTGGCCCCGGAACAGGTATTCGCGCAAAAACAGCGTATTGATGCGGGTTGCGTTGCCCCGCAGGGGGCAGTTCTGAAAGGAGTAGGGAAAGATGCGCGTCTGCAGGAACCAGGGGTAGCCCAGCAGGCGGAACAGGGCCAGGGTTTCGCGCACATCGTCCAGGTTGTAGCGGTAGAGCGTCTCCGGGTCATGGTCAAAGGTTGCCGCGATCCCGCTCCCCTCCAGATAGACCCGCTCGTCCGCCGCGATGCCGAAATGCCGGGCGACCTGTTTGAGGCCGTGGCTTTCCAGGCTGCGCAACGAGATGTCGTAAAGCTGCACCAGAAAATAGGTGTCTATGATGTGGCGGCCGTACACGTCCCAGCGGGGGTAATCGATGACCTTCTCCGCCAGGGCCCAGCGGGAATTTGCCGCGATGCGGGGGGCGGCGCCGTTACGGCCCCAGTCGAGGCGGATGCCGTGCAGATCGGCGCGCGTGGCGATGTACTCCAGGTCGAACCGGAAGATGTTGTGGCCGACGATGACATCCGGGTCGCAACGGTGAATAGCCTCGTTGAGCGCCCGGAGCATGGCCGGCTCGTCGAGTTGGTCCCCGCGCAGCACGGTTTCCCCGCCATGGGAATCCTTGAGGGCAATGGAGACGATCCGGTCTTCCCGACGCTTGGGGTTGGAGAACTCGAACCCCTCGGCGCAATAGGTTTCTATATCCAGCGCCAGGCAGCGCAGGTCGCCGAACTCAAGTTCCTTGAACAGCGTGGTACCGGTGGTCAGCAGATACTGGTGGGAAAGATCGGCAATGAACAGGTAAGGGGCATCGGCGGAACCGGCCGGTACGCCGGTCTTGGCGGCAAGGAAGTCCCGCGCCGTCAGACAGTCGCCCCACGAATCGAACAGGAGCTGAAACCGGTAGAAATCGTCGCCTTCCAACTGGCGCACCGAACAGGGCGCCCGGCAGCCGCTCACGAGGGCCGGATCGCTGAGCAGGATGAACGGGTGAAAGGGCTCGTCGTGAAACCGGACGCCGTGGCCCGCCCTGAAGAAGAGGCGCACAAACGGCCCCGCCGGCTCGACGGCGATGATGCCGGCCCGGCTGTCGTGCCCGAACAACAGCGGATTATGTCCCATATCGCTCATCTGCATGGCGCAACTCTATGGCAACTCCCAGGGGCAGGGCAACAAAAAAGGCGCGACAATAACTGCCGCGCCTTTTTCGCGAATGATGCCACGTATGGCCACGGGAGGGTCGTGGCGTCTCTTAGCGGGCACCGGACACACAACATGCTCCCCTGCTATTTGCCATGTTTGGCGAGGTAGCTGGCGACCCCTTCCTCCGTCGGCTTCATGGCTTCGTCGCCTTCCTGCCAATTGGCCGGGCAGACCTGGTCGCCGTGGGTTTCGACGAACTGGAGGGCATCCACCATGCGCAGCGCCTCTCCGACATTGCGGCCCAGGGGCAGGTCGTTGATGACCGCGTGTCGGATGACGCCCTTGGTGTCGATCAGGAAGAGGCCGCGCAGGGCGACTGATTCATTGAAAAGGATACCGTATTCCCTGGCGATGTTCTTGTTCAGGTCGGACACCAACGGGTACTGAATATTGCCGATACCGCCGTCCTCAATAGGGGTGTTTTTCCAGGCCAGATGGGTAAATTTGGAGTCTATGGAGACCCCGATCACCTCGGTGTTGCGCTTTTTGAACTCATCCAGCTTCTTGTTGAAGGCCAGGATCTCGGAGGGGCAGACGAAGGTGAAGTCCAGCGGGTAGAAGAACAGGACGACATTTTTGCCCTTGAGGCTGGATATGGTGATCTGACCGAAAGTATTGTCGGGCATGACCGCATCGGCGGTGAAATCAGGGGCCTGTTGGGTGACGAGGGTAGCGATAGCCATGGGATTCTCTCCTTTTTTGTAAATAGTTGCATCGAATGGAATAACTAATACCAGCCAATCCGGCACCTGTCAAGAGGATAAAAATAGTCTTTTAGTCTTTTTTACAAAGGAGGCCTTTATCGACGCTGCAAAAAAGATGAATTGTTGTTGGTTACACCTCGGTTAATCGATAAGGCCAAAGCTGCTCTTATGCTGTCACAGGGTGTTTCCGGTCATGAGACGTTTCTTAAAAACGAGAGACTGGCCATAAGCAAAGCTAAGAGCATGCGGGAGATCGCTGAGGCGATCCTGCTTGTCGAGAATATTCAACTGCATATCTAATTTAATGTTTTCTTCACGCATTCGGCATCCCTTTTAACGCCAACTTAATGCCAAAAGCGCTAAGGTGAAAGTCAGCAAAAAGTTTTCAGAGGGCGGAAGGAAGAAACAACCATAGGACCCGGTTCAATAGTGTACCTGTTTCACAGCGGTACGGACGATGTGAAAAATTCCATCAATGTAAACGATGTATTAACCGTCTCTCGGGAATATCATCCTGACTTCACATTGGGAGGCAAAGAAACCGGTATGGCGCTGATACTACTCACGTCGGGGGATTATTTTTTCGAAGGGGAAGTGATTGGAGGTGAATTGCATCCCGGCTATCTGGCTAAGAAAGGTACGGTGGCCTGTTTCGTAACATCATTCGCGAAGATAATAGCTATTCGTCAGAAGATGAGTGATCCGCAGGGCTCACAAAAGGACGGAGGGAGATTCTGAAGATGATAGAAGCGGCAATTAAACCGATCAAGCTCACAGAAGTCAGGGCTGCCCTGCAAACCATAGGCATTGATGATATTATTGAAAGCACACTCGCCTGCCATGGCCGTCAGAAGGGGGAGGCCGTGTTCTATCGCGGCGCCGAATTCGTCCTCGATTTTGTCGAGAAAGTGAAACTCGGGATTATAGCTGCAGATGAGTCCGTGGAGAAAATTATCGACGTCACTGGCGACATTGCCAATACGGAGCGCAAGGAGGATTGCCGGATCTTCATCCTGCCCTTCGTTGAGGCGTTTTAAAACTATAGTAAAGTTTGTGAGAAAAGACAACATTGTGCCAATCGGAGATAACTTATGAACAAGTATGAATGGGTGGAAACAATTCTCTTTTTTGCCGTCCTGCTTGCCATGATCAAGCCATTCGGCACATTCATGGCAAAGGTCTACCAAGGGGAGCGGACCTTGCTTACCCCTGTCCTCGCTCCCTGCGAGAATCTTCTCTATCGGGTCTGCGGTGTGGAGAAAGACGAGGAGATGGGCTGGCAGCAATACGCCATCAGCCTGACCCTCTTCAACCTCATGTGCGGTTTTAGCCTCTTTGCGATCCTGCTGCTCCAGGGAATCCTGCCTCTCAACCCGCAGAAATTTCCGGCCTTCTCTTGGCACCTGGCGCTCAACACAGCCATCAGCTTCATGACCAACACCAATTGGCAGAACTACAGTGGCGAGCAGGCCGCCAGCTATTTCACCCAGATGTTCGGATTTGCGGTACACAACTTCGCCTCCGCCGCCACCGGGATGGCGGTCGCCATCGCACTTATCCGCGGTTTTGTTCGACGTAAAATCTCTGCCATCGGCAATTTTTGGGTGGATCTGAGCCGGAGCACCCTCTACATCCTGTTGCCCCTGTCGCTCATATTTGCGATTTTTCTCGTCTCCCAGGGGGTGATCCAGAATGTGAGCCCCTACAAGACGATATCGCTTGTCCAACCGACGACCTACGATAAGCCGAAACTGGACGACAAAGGGAACCCGCTCAAGGATGCCAAGGGTAACCCGATCACCGAGAGTGTAACCGCGAAAGAAGTTACTATCCCCATGGGGCCGGTCGCCTCTCAGGAGGCGATCAAGGAGTTGGGGACCAACGGCGGCGGCTTCTTTAACGCCAACTCGGCCCATCCTTATGAGAATCCGACACCCCTTTCCAATATGGCCGAGATCTTCCTGATTCTCCTGATCTCCGGTGGTCTCACCTATACCTTCGGCCGGATGGCTGGGAACCCCCGTCAGGGCTGGGCACTTTTGGCGGTCATGCTTGCCATCCTGATATTTGCCATGGGCGTTCTCTATTGGGCCGAGGCCAGCGGCAACCCGCTGATCTCCAAACTTGGCGCTACCGGCATCAACATGGAGGGTAAGGAGACCCGCTTCGGGCTGGCTGGAAGTTCTCTCTTTGCGGTTGCCACCACCGGCACTTCCTGTGGAGCTGTCAACACCATGCACGACTCCCTCACCCCCATAGGCGGAATGGTGCCGCTCTCCCTGATACTCCTCTCCGAGGTGATCTTTGGTGGCGTCGGCACGGGGCTCTACACCATGCTCTCCTTCGTGGTGATCGCGGTTTTCGTGGCCGGCCTCATGATCGGCCGGACCCCCGAGTTCCTGGGGAAAAAGATTGAGGTCCGCGAAATGTGGATGTCCATCATCACGGTTCTTACTTCCGGTATCCTGATCCTCATTTTCTCGGGGATAGCCATGATGATCCCGTCTGCCGTTTCCTCCATGAGTAACCCCGGCGCCCATGGCCTATCCGAAGTGCTTTACGCCTTCGCCTCCATGTCCAACAACAATGGCAGCGCCTTTGCTGGGCTGAACGGTAATACCATTTTCTACAATGTGAGCGGCGCGGTGACAATATTCATCGGCCGCTTCGCTCCGATTCTAGCGTCGCTGGCAATGGCCGGCTCCCTGGCCGGGAAAAAATACGTTCCTCCCAGCCTGGGGACGCTCCCCACTGACAAGGTTCCGTTTACCCTTTGGTTGACCCTCGTCATCCTGATCGTAGGTGCCTTAACCTTTTTCCCGGCTCTCTCCCTGGGGCCGATCGTCGAACACCTGACCATGCCGGGAGGTACATAATAATGTCGAAACATGAAGCCGAACCGATATCCATCTTTGACGCGCGGATCATGGGGGCCGCACTGCTCGAATCACTCAAAAAACTCGATCCCCGTGAACTGTGGCACAATCCGGTCATGCTCTGCGTGGAGATCGCCAGCATCATTACTCTGGTGACTTTCGTCATGTCGCTCACCGGCACCAACAAGGAGCCGGCCTGGTTTACCGGTACCGTTTCCGTCTGGCTCTGGCTGACGGTCATCTTTGCGGCCTTTTCCGAGGCCCTTGCGGAGGGACGCGGCAAGGCACGCGCCGCTTCGCTTCGTAAGACCCGTACGGACGTGATGGCCAGGCGCCTGACAAAGCCGGAGTTCGGTGCATCCTTCGAGATGGTCTCCGCAACGGAGCTTCGCAAGGACGACTATATCCTCGTTGAGGCCAACGAACTGATCGCCGGCGACGGTGACGTCGTAACAGGAGCGGCCTTGGTAAACGAATCGGCCATTACCGGCGAGTCGGCCCCGGTGATACGCGAGTCAGGCGGGGACCGGAGCGCTGTCACCGGCGGTACAACGGTCATCGCTAACGCAATCATTGTCAGGATCACCGCCAATCCTGGGGAAACTTTTCTCGACCGGATGATCTCCCTCATCGAAGGGGCCAAAAGGCGCAAGACTCCCAACGAGATCGCCCTGGAGGTGCTTCTCATCGCCCTGACCCTGGTCTTTCTGCTCGTATGTGCCAATATCAGCCCGCTTTCAATTTACAGCGTGAAGGCAGCAGGCCAGGGAACACCGGTATCGCTGACCATCCTCGTGGCACTTTTTGTCTGCCTGGCGCCGACCACCATTGCTGCGCTACTCCCCGCCATCGGCATTGCCGGGATGGACCGGCTGTTTCAGAAGAACGTCATCGCCTTGTCGGGCCGCGCCATTGAAGCGGCCGGGGATGTGAACGTGCTGCTGCTGGACAAGACCGGGACCATCACTCTGGGCAATCGTGAGGCGGTTGCCTTCGTCCCTGTGGGAGGTCATACGGAAAGGGAACTGGCTGAGGTAGCGCTCATGGCGTCGCTGACCGATGAAACCCCGGAAGGGCGAAGCATCGTGGTGTTGACGAACCAGAAATACGGCATGAAACTGGATACGCTCCCCTCCGACGCGGAAACCATAGCCTTCAGTGCCGACACCCGTCTTTCCGGCGTAAACACCGGGAAGAAACAGTACCGCAAGGGCGCTGCCGATTCGACTATTTCCTTCGTAAAAAAACTTGGCGCACTGAACGTCCCCAGCAACCTCAACGACGTCGTCGACAAGATAGCCCGGGCCGGAGCAACGCCATTGGTGGTGAGTTGCGACACCGAGATTTACGGAGTCATTAATCTGAAGGACATTGTCAAAGGCGGCATTCAGGAACGATTTCAGCAACTGCGCAGTATGGGGATTAAAACCGTCATGATTACCGGCGACAACCCCCTCACCGCCGCCGCAATAGCTGCCGAGGCCCAGGTGGACGACTTTCTGGCCCAGGCCAAGCCTGAGGACAAGCTCCGTCTCATCAAGGAGAACCAAGAGGCTGGTTTCATGGTGGCCATGACCGGCGACGGCACCAACGATGCTCCGGCCCTGGCCCAGGCGGATGTTGCCGTGGCGATGAACACAGGTACCCAACCGGCTCGCGAGGCGGCCAATATCATCGACCTGGACTCGAACCCGACCAAACTTCTGGACATAGTCGAAGTAGGGAAACAGATCCTGATGACCAGGGGCAACCTGACCACCTTCAGTATCTCCAATGATATAGCCAAGTACTTTGCCATCATCCCGGCAATGCTGCTCTCCATCTATCCTCAACTGGGAGTGCTGAACGTCATGCACCTGGCGACTCCCATGAGTGCGATCCTGTCGGCGGTCATCTTCAATGCCCTTATCATCCCGCTACTGGTGCCGCTGGCGCTCAAAGGGACCAGGTTTCGCCCCATGCCGGCCGAAAAGCTCCTGATCCACAACCTCCTCCTTTACGGGGTCGGGGGGATTATCGCGCCGTTCATCGGTATCAAGGCAATCGATCTGGCGATTGGGTTGTTCGTCTAACTATGTTTATGTGGCGGTGCGAATGCCGCGCCGCCATGGGAGAAAATCATCATGAAAGAGATACGCCCAGCAATACTGATGCTAATCGTGCTCACCGTAATATGCGGCGGCATTTACCCTGCAGTCGTCACCGGTGTCGCCTATGCTGTCTTCCCGAAACAGGCAAAGGGGAGCTTCATCACCGATAACAGCGGAAAAAAAATAGGGTCGGTACTTATAGGCCAGCCCTTCTCAGATTCAAAATACTTCTGGCCACGCCCGTCCGCGACAACCGATTTCGGCTACAATCCGGCTGGATCGAGTGGATCCAACTCAGGCCCGACCAATCCCGATTTTATCAAGACGGTAGGTGACCGGGTTAAGGTTCTCCATGATACGGGCATCATCGGCAACGTCCCGGCTGATTTGGTCGAAGCGTCGGCCAGCGGCCTTGATCCGCACATCTCGCCGGCAGCGGCCAATGTGCAAGTTGCACGTGTTGCCAAGGCTCGCGGGATGAGCGAAGCAGAGCTGACCAAAATCGTTGCCGCTCACACTGAAGCCCGTCAGTTGGGATTTTTAGGCGAGCCGCGAGTTAATGTGCTTGAACTGAACCTGAAGCTGGATTCGCTGAAATCACAGGCAGCACCATGAGGACAAATCTGTCCATGCAGAGCCATCAAGGTTAACCCGGAGCGATGATGACCGAAATTGACGACAAACGGCCTTCTCCTGAAGCTTTGCTGAAGCTCGCTAAGGCAGAAGAACAAGAAGATGGGCGGGGGAAGCTGAAGATTTTCCTCGGTTATGCCCCCGGTGTCGGTAAGACCTACGCCATGCTGGAAGCTGCCTGGCAGCGTAGGCTGGACGGCCGGGATGTAGTGGCGGCATATGTTGAATCCCACGGAAGGTTCGAAACCGATTCTCTCCTGGAAGGGCTGGAGATCATCCCCAAGGCTGAGATCTCATACATGGGGGTGACGTTACCGGAAATGGATCTGGATGCGGTG
Encoded proteins:
- a CDS encoding exosortase system-associated protein, TIGR04073 family, which encodes MKTNLLLPVVLLAVVLMVPVMARADQQPEMIAEKMAVKFTRGVTNLATCVVELPKQSVLTVRDMGGAGYVVGPLKGVVMTLYRGFIGMTEAVFFLVPQPGYYDPMIDPSYVWEGWGPKRDTSAGLSQSVPEPSQQEAR
- the kdpC gene encoding potassium-transporting ATPase subunit KdpC, with the protein product MKEIRPAILMLIVLTVICGGIYPAVVTGVAYAVFPKQAKGSFITDNSGKKIGSVLIGQPFSDSKYFWPRPSATTDFGYNPAGSSGSNSGPTNPDFIKTVGDRVKVLHDTGIIGNVPADLVEASASGLDPHISPAAANVQVARVAKARGMSEAELTKIVAAHTEARQLGFLGEPRVNVLELNLKLDSLKSQAAP
- a CDS encoding exosortase system-associated protein, TIGR04073 family, with translation MRQIRPLAVAGLILAIGLCAEPSQGSDPFKTVEDSTPQEVVGGMSHKIVRGVSNFALGWWELPKQVYQTFREEGVTMGLTVGPLKGVGMTLVRTLSGAGEVLTFPFPFPGFYDPYFEPEYAWQKERKVDSPGAPPLNSDGAVTAPTSGAGSSQTQP
- a CDS encoding peroxiredoxin; this encodes MAIATLVTQQAPDFTADAVMPDNTFGQITISSLKGKNVVLFFYPLDFTFVCPSEILAFNKKLDEFKKRNTEVIGVSIDSKFTHLAWKNTPIEDGGIGNIQYPLVSDLNKNIAREYGILFNESVALRGLFLIDTKGVIRHAVINDLPLGRNVGEALRMVDALQFVETHGDQVCPANWQEGDEAMKPTEEGVASYLAKHGK
- the galU gene encoding UTP--glucose-1-phosphate uridylyltransferase GalU; this encodes MKVKKAVFPVAGLGTRFLPATKSSPKEMLPLIDKPLVQYVVEEAVASGIEQILFVTGRGKRAIEDHFDISMELESHLEEKGKQKTLKAIREIADMLDIFYVRQKKALGLGHAILCAKDFVGNEPFAVLLGDDIIDSKHPCLGQLLDVYEERNGSVLALEKVPMENISSYGCVKAERLSDRIFQVEDMVEKPKREEAPSDMAIIGRYVLTPRIFKILEQQEPGKGGEIQLTDAILKLSKEETVYGCLFEGLRHDCGDKLGFLKATVDMALKRDEFKVEFESYLRRRLAQ
- the kdpB gene encoding potassium-transporting ATPase subunit KdpB; the encoded protein is MSKHEAEPISIFDARIMGAALLESLKKLDPRELWHNPVMLCVEIASIITLVTFVMSLTGTNKEPAWFTGTVSVWLWLTVIFAAFSEALAEGRGKARAASLRKTRTDVMARRLTKPEFGASFEMVSATELRKDDYILVEANELIAGDGDVVTGAALVNESAITGESAPVIRESGGDRSAVTGGTTVIANAIIVRITANPGETFLDRMISLIEGAKRRKTPNEIALEVLLIALTLVFLLVCANISPLSIYSVKAAGQGTPVSLTILVALFVCLAPTTIAALLPAIGIAGMDRLFQKNVIALSGRAIEAAGDVNVLLLDKTGTITLGNREAVAFVPVGGHTERELAEVALMASLTDETPEGRSIVVLTNQKYGMKLDTLPSDAETIAFSADTRLSGVNTGKKQYRKGAADSTISFVKKLGALNVPSNLNDVVDKIARAGATPLVVSCDTEIYGVINLKDIVKGGIQERFQQLRSMGIKTVMITGDNPLTAAAIAAEAQVDDFLAQAKPEDKLRLIKENQEAGFMVAMTGDGTNDAPALAQADVAVAMNTGTQPAREAANIIDLDSNPTKLLDIVEVGKQILMTRGNLTTFSISNDIAKYFAIIPAMLLSIYPQLGVLNVMHLATPMSAILSAVIFNALIIPLLVPLALKGTRFRPMPAEKLLIHNLLLYGVGGIIAPFIGIKAIDLAIGLFV
- the kdpA gene encoding potassium-transporting ATPase subunit KdpA yields the protein MNKYEWVETILFFAVLLAMIKPFGTFMAKVYQGERTLLTPVLAPCENLLYRVCGVEKDEEMGWQQYAISLTLFNLMCGFSLFAILLLQGILPLNPQKFPAFSWHLALNTAISFMTNTNWQNYSGEQAASYFTQMFGFAVHNFASAATGMAVAIALIRGFVRRKISAIGNFWVDLSRSTLYILLPLSLIFAIFLVSQGVIQNVSPYKTISLVQPTTYDKPKLDDKGNPLKDAKGNPITESVTAKEVTIPMGPVASQEAIKELGTNGGGFFNANSAHPYENPTPLSNMAEIFLILLISGGLTYTFGRMAGNPRQGWALLAVMLAILIFAMGVLYWAEASGNPLISKLGATGINMEGKETRFGLAGSSLFAVATTGTSCGAVNTMHDSLTPIGGMVPLSLILLSEVIFGGVGTGLYTMLSFVVIAVFVAGLMIGRTPEFLGKKIEVREMWMSIITVLTSGILILIFSGIAMMIPSAVSSMSNPGAHGLSEVLYAFASMSNNNGSAFAGLNGNTIFYNVSGAVTIFIGRFAPILASLAMAGSLAGKKYVPPSLGTLPTDKVPFTLWLTLVILIVGALTFFPALSLGPIVEHLTMPGGT
- a CDS encoding P-II family nitrogen regulator, producing the protein MIEAAIKPIKLTEVRAALQTIGIDDIIESTLACHGRQKGEAVFYRGAEFVLDFVEKVKLGIIAADESVEKIIDVTGDIANTERKEDCRIFILPFVEAF
- a CDS encoding DNA polymerase domain-containing protein — translated: MQMSDMGHNPLLFGHDSRAGIIAVEPAGPFVRLFFRAGHGVRFHDEPFHPFILLSDPALVSGCRAPCSVRQLEGDDFYRFQLLFDSWGDCLTARDFLAAKTGVPAGSADAPYLFIADLSHQYLLTTGTTLFKELEFGDLRCLALDIETYCAEGFEFSNPKRREDRIVSIALKDSHGGETVLRGDQLDEPAMLRALNEAIHRCDPDVIVGHNIFRFDLEYIATRADLHGIRLDWGRNGAAPRIAANSRWALAEKVIDYPRWDVYGRHIIDTYFLVQLYDISLRSLESHGLKQVARHFGIAADERVYLEGSGIAATFDHDPETLYRYNLDDVRETLALFRLLGYPWFLQTRIFPYSFQNCPLRGNATRINTLFLREYLFRGHAIPRRTGEVSAFEGGYTESAVQGVSGPIVHCDVASLYPSLMLTYRLGPAKDTLGLFLPMLAELRRFRLEAKRAARESADDNERHYYDALQQVFKVLINSFFGYLGAPSHNFSDPDAAAEVTRLGRLTIRTMIELLKGEGAVPVEVDTDGIYFRPPASCVTEADESALVERVSHGFPEGIEVEMDGRYRSMFAYKAKNYALLEYDGRIVIRGSGLRSRGLERYLREFMRDAITLLLTGSPAAIERLYQEYLDRLRSRDLDVAWVARTETLNESPAAYREKVGRGRRNPAAAFEIALASQRVYRAGDQVSYYVGGSGRDATAYEHCRPVSAFDPARPDINVPYYVEKLRHLKRRFEPYLPKEPTLFDL